TGATATGGACGCCACTTTCGTCAGTGATAAACAGATGCTGGTGGGCATGAAAATGGTATGGACTATGGATGAAATCACGTCTGCTGATCTGTTATATGATGCGGAAAATGCTAAAAGTGACTCCGAAATCTGGAAAAAACTGGCTGCTGAAGTGATGGCCAATGTGCTGGGGCAGCACTATTTTACTGATATTTATCGCAACGGTAAGCCGGTGAAATATAAAAATTTACCAACAGAGTATCAGTTGTCCCGCAAGGGGCATCAGGCAGTTTTAGAATTTGTGTTACCCCTGGCGGAACCGCAACCGTTGGCAGGTAAGCCGTTCATTATCTCCACTTATGACCCGACCTATTTTGTTGATATGAGTTATGCCAGTAACAAGATGGTAAGGTTATCAACCGAAATGGAGCAACGTTGCCAGTTAACCTTATTTACCCCAAATCCCAATGCTTCGTTACAGGCGTATGCATTATCGTTGGATAAAAGTGATTCTCCGGGAGATGACATGGAACTAGGAAAACAATTTGCACAGCGGATCACCGTACAATGTCAGTAGGTATCACGGCAGTTTCACGGCCTCGGCACTGGCTGATAAATTTATGGCCACTATTGCTGTTTTTACTGGTCTTAGCCGGTGCAGCCCAGGTCGCATGGCTCTACTGGCCTGAGTTGCTGTTCAAAACAGTGGTTTGGCAGAAGAACATGCATCAGCAGATGGCCCAATTACTGCAACAGGTTAAAGCCAATCCCCATCAGACCGGTTTGACATTGATGATGT
The sequence above is drawn from the Yersinia intermedia genome and encodes:
- a CDS encoding DUF1007 family protein, yielding MLYHNYFWVIKRSIALLLAGGIFVYSQLAQAHPHSFIDMDATFVSDKQMLVGMKMVWTMDEITSADLLYDAENAKSDSEIWKKLAAEVMANVLGQHYFTDIYRNGKPVKYKNLPTEYQLSRKGHQAVLEFVLPLAEPQPLAGKPFIISTYDPTYFVDMSYASNKMVRLSTEMEQRCQLTLFTPNPNASLQAYALSLDKSDSPGDDMELGKQFAQRITVQCQ